A stretch of the Euleptes europaea isolate rEulEur1 chromosome 14, rEulEur1.hap1, whole genome shotgun sequence genome encodes the following:
- the PAXX gene encoding protein PAXX → MALPGNVRIVQHDGQRFLCFCSEDAVPRLHVTNACEFWSCDGALDKLDRQVVSQDGQKISIDDSIAKLREAFEYQTPALTIHDSKAILRFQDSRETLTFDLFKVPLSEARKLAQDLVFDLVERVQKLEKHLKEYALAGAGPLPLGSPEKNTLKSQSLFAPEPSPSKGWGGAGARQMANKKRRPGESLINPGFKSKKMPTGVDFEEV, encoded by the exons ATGGCTCTGCCCGGGAACGTCCGGATCGTGCAGCACGATGGACAGCGGTTCCTCTGCTTTTGCAGCGAAGACGCCGTCCCCAGGCTCCA TGTCACAAATGCTTGCGAGTTCTGGAGCTGCGATGGTGCTTTGGACAAGCTGGACAGACAG GTGGTATCTCAGGATGGGCAGAAAATTTCTATTGATGACAGCATTGCTAAACTCAG AGAAGCCTTTGAGTATCAGACTCCTGCGCTGACCATACATGACAGCAAGGCCATCTTGCGGTTCCAAGACAGCAGAGAAACTTTGACCTTTGACTTGTTCAAAGTGCCCCTCTCTGAAGCGAGGAAACTAGCCCAGGATCTGGTTTTTGACTTGGTGGAACGGGTGCAGAAGCTGGAAAAACATCTCAAAG AGTATGCCCTTGCTGGTGCTGGTCCTTTGCCCCTTGGTAGCCCTGAGAAGAACACACTGAAAAGCCAGTCTCTCTTTGCTCCAG AACCGAGTCCCTCCAAAGGCTGGGGTGGAGCTGGCGCAAGGCAGATGGCAAATAAAAAGAGGAGGCCTGGAGAGTCCCTCATTAATCCTGGATTCAAAAG TAAAAAGATGCCTACCGGGGTAGATTTTGAAGAGGTCTGA
- the TMEM141 gene encoding transmembrane protein 141 produces MVNVGLSRVDDDVAAKHPGLQEYAACQSFAFMKGIGTFFTGAGVAFVFQKFNQKMPYSLKWNILISLVVGSVASYAVTRQETKRCSNLWLFLENREPFQNVPIEKVPTQDPKEKTQMEEKRNKYGDVVD; encoded by the exons ATGGTGAACGTGGGGCTGTCGCGCGTGGACGATGACGTGGCGGCCAAGCACCCG GGGCTGCAGGAATATGCTGCCTGCCAATCTTTTGCCTTCATGAAGGGCATTGGCACCTTTTTCACAG GCGCCGGGGTGGCCTTTGTTTTTCAGAAGTTCAACCAGAAGATGCCCTACTCACTCAAGTGGAACATCCTTATTTCTTTGG TTGTAGGTTCAGTCGCCAGCTATGCAGTGACCCGACAGGAAACCAAAAGGTGTTCTAATTTATGGCTCTTCCTGGAGAACAGAGAGCCCTTCCAGAATGTGCCCATAG AGAAAGTGCCCACTCAGGATCCCAAAGAGAAAACACAGATGGAAGAGAAAAGGAACAAGTACGGAGATGTTGTGGATTAG